The Apteryx mantelli isolate bAptMan1 chromosome Z, bAptMan1.hap1, whole genome shotgun sequence genome has a segment encoding these proteins:
- the LOC136995375 gene encoding uncharacterized protein has product MWTNAMENISTGCLGRGSSKNTLQELQNISLHVDKVHDLVNFQIKLFQKKSEKTETEKADVSVALELKAADEEVKPECLVEKGYLWQAQAMLQKIQESLDKREKEITELLQSERRYNKAMKPQITVLIFLKTLVQRVHNIYRDVPEAQQYISQHIRKNKDERADWKEAFNNAQADILSYEVFYGNEPMDEKRTKLLMKLFRNLGRAKSELEYVETEKIVFDCIQRGEIPKWIKRDCLYVALTGEKPSWQFREA; this is encoded by the exons ATGTGGACAAATGCAATGGAAAATATAAGCACAGGATGTCTTGGAAGAGGATCTAGCAAAAACA CTTTGCAGGAACTTCAAAACATCAGTCTACATGTGGACAAAGTGCATGACCTTGTGAATTTCCAGATaaaactttttcagaaaaaatctgaaaagacagaaacagaaaaggcagATGTGTCAGTGGCTTTAGAATTAAAG GCAGCTGATGAAGAGGTGAAGCCTGAATGCTTAGTGGAAAAAGGATATCTTTGGCAAGCACAGGCCATGCTGCAAAAGATACAAGAATCTTTGGATAAACGAGAGAAAGAAATCACCGAGCTTCTACAAAGTGAGAGAAGatataacaaagcaatgaaacCTCAAATCACAGTGCTAATATTCTTGAAAACTCTTGTCCAGAGG GTTCACAACATATACCGTGATGTCCCTGAGGCTCAGCAGTACATCAGTCAGCATATCAGGAAGAACAAGGATGAAAGGGCTGATTGGAAAGAAGCCTTTAATAATGCACAGGCTGACATTCTCTCCTATGAAGTATTTTATGGAAATGAACCTATGGATGAGAAAAG GACAAAGCTCTTGATGAAGCTTTTCAGAAATCTTGGGAGAGCAAAGTCTGAATTAGAATATGTTGAAACAGAGAAGATTGTGTTTGATTGTATCCAGAGAGGGGAAATCCCCAAATGGATTAAAAGGGATTGTCTTTATGTAGCCTTGACAGGTGAGAAACCCTCTTGGCAATTCAGAGAAGCTTAA